In a genomic window of Kiritimatiellales bacterium:
- a CDS encoding Mur ligase family protein yields MFSSGEFSKWTGAEWKNSADEFSITGVSHDTRTLDSGAVYIALRGAVHDGHDFIPAAVERGAVALVVEKEIPSAAVPQLIVPDSLTALRKLAAGVRTTWNGTVIGITGSAGKTTVKEMIAAVLSQKGRVSKTPGNWNNEIGLPLSMLAAERDSDFFVFELGMNHAGEIAVLASLLQPDWAVITDIGKAHIEFFDSVEAIATEKASLLKFAKNALLDETSEWFELLKQNTAGKISMFSDEVFEFSISVPGEHMIRNARRAVALARGLGFSAAEIQRGLDAFVPADKRWERAEISGVVFINDAYNANPLSMRAALTTFAGLPVAGKKVAVVGAMRELGAASDAEHRELGALIDSLNFDCVITIGSAGAKIVCRSCAGLSKEAAAEMLAGILNPGDAVFFKASRGEQLETLVEGLKEKINSTGNHE; encoded by the coding sequence ATGTTTTCTTCCGGCGAGTTTTCTAAATGGACCGGCGCGGAATGGAAAAATTCTGCCGACGAATTTTCTATCACCGGAGTTTCGCATGATACGCGTACACTGGACTCCGGAGCGGTGTATATTGCGCTGCGCGGCGCGGTGCACGACGGACATGATTTTATTCCAGCCGCGGTGGAAAGGGGTGCAGTGGCGCTGGTTGTTGAAAAAGAAATTCCGTCGGCGGCTGTTCCGCAATTGATTGTTCCGGATTCACTGACGGCCTTGCGGAAACTCGCCGCCGGCGTGCGTACAACCTGGAATGGAACGGTGATTGGAATTACCGGCAGCGCCGGCAAAACCACCGTAAAAGAGATGATCGCAGCGGTGCTATCGCAAAAAGGCCGCGTTTCAAAAACGCCGGGCAACTGGAATAATGAGATTGGTCTGCCGCTCAGTATGCTGGCGGCGGAACGCGATTCAGATTTTTTTGTATTTGAACTAGGCATGAATCACGCCGGTGAGATTGCGGTGCTCGCTTCGTTATTACAACCGGACTGGGCGGTGATTACAGATATCGGTAAAGCGCACATTGAATTTTTTGACAGCGTTGAAGCGATTGCCACCGAAAAAGCGTCGTTATTAAAATTCGCGAAAAACGCACTGCTTGATGAAACGTCAGAGTGGTTTGAATTGCTGAAACAAAATACTGCCGGAAAAATTTCTATGTTCAGCGATGAAGTGTTTGAGTTTTCAATTTCAGTTCCCGGTGAACACATGATTCGCAACGCGCGGCGCGCAGTGGCGCTGGCGCGTGGACTTGGGTTTTCTGCCGCAGAAATTCAGCGCGGCCTGGATGCCTTTGTTCCGGCGGATAAGCGCTGGGAGCGGGCAGAAATTTCCGGTGTGGTTTTTATTAATGATGCGTATAACGCGAATCCGCTTTCGATGCGTGCGGCACTGACAACATTCGCCGGACTTCCGGTCGCCGGAAAAAAAGTTGCGGTTGTCGGCGCCATGCGTGAACTCGGCGCGGCGTCCGATGCCGAGCACCGCGAGCTCGGTGCGCTGATTGATTCACTGAATTTTGACTGTGTAATTACGATTGGTTCCGCCGGTGCAAAAATTGTCTGCCGGAGCTGTGCCGGACTGAGCAAAGAGGCGGCGGCGGAGATGCTCGCCGGCATTTTGAATCCCGGCGATGCGGTTTTCTTTAAGGCGTCGCGCGGTGAACAGCTTGAAACGCTGGTTGAAGGGCTGAAAGAAAAGATTAATTCTACCGGAAACCACGAATGA
- the murD gene encoding UDP-N-acetylmuramoyl-L-alanine--D-glutamate ligase, with protein MNMRKYKTALVLGTGRSGKAAAELLRAETCDVVCIDQELTPEYRFTALPFTPDVAIVSPGFPLDHVWLKELIENGVPLLSEIELGWSRRQCPVIAVTGSNGKSSVVKWIAETIAVNGQKPVVCGNYGFPVCAAVMAPETPDWLVMEVSSFQLETIRSFRPEIGVLLNVLPNHLDRHGDMECYRRMKLRLFDRMIAGDTALIPFELLPYVPDDSPAMWKTFGREEGADFVYANHHAGEINVSGTWFDNPVLGVAAAAVAGVCEACGIPVHAAKAAAHSFEPLPHRVQLIAEIDGVKFIDDSKATNLAAMCAAVQLFPGAVHLIAGGRAKENDFSFAKDLLAQRVKRLYLIGEASSTMEATWQDAVECLPCGTLEQAVREAWVRAEAGDTVLLSPACTSFDQFSSFEERGDCFNAAVRTLSRKGDRNE; from the coding sequence ATGAACATGAGAAAATACAAAACAGCGCTGGTTTTAGGAACGGGACGCAGCGGTAAAGCGGCCGCGGAGCTGCTGCGCGCGGAAACGTGTGATGTGGTTTGCATCGATCAGGAATTGACGCCGGAGTACCGCTTCACTGCGCTGCCGTTTACGCCGGATGTGGCGATTGTGAGTCCCGGTTTTCCACTGGATCATGTTTGGCTGAAGGAGCTGATTGAAAACGGTGTACCATTGCTCTCGGAAATTGAACTGGGCTGGTCGCGCCGGCAATGTCCGGTGATTGCAGTAACGGGATCGAACGGCAAGAGTTCGGTGGTCAAATGGATTGCGGAAACGATTGCGGTGAACGGACAGAAACCGGTTGTATGCGGTAACTACGGTTTCCCGGTGTGCGCGGCGGTGATGGCGCCGGAAACGCCGGACTGGCTGGTCATGGAAGTGAGTTCATTTCAGCTTGAAACAATCCGAAGTTTCCGTCCGGAGATCGGCGTGCTGCTGAATGTGCTGCCGAATCATCTTGACCGGCACGGTGATATGGAGTGCTACCGGCGGATGAAGCTGCGGCTGTTTGATCGCATGATTGCCGGCGACACGGCGCTGATTCCATTTGAGCTGCTGCCGTATGTGCCGGACGATTCGCCGGCGATGTGGAAAACATTCGGCAGGGAAGAGGGCGCGGATTTTGTTTATGCGAATCATCACGCCGGTGAAATTAATGTGAGCGGAACGTGGTTTGATAATCCGGTGCTGGGAGTTGCAGCGGCGGCAGTTGCCGGCGTTTGCGAAGCGTGCGGAATTCCGGTGCACGCCGCAAAAGCGGCGGCGCATTCATTTGAGCCGCTGCCGCACCGCGTACAGCTGATTGCCGAAATAGACGGTGTGAAATTTATTGATGATTCAAAAGCGACCAATCTGGCGGCGATGTGCGCGGCTGTCCAGCTGTTTCCCGGCGCGGTGCATTTAATTGCCGGCGGCCGCGCAAAAGAAAATGATTTCAGTTTTGCAAAAGATTTACTGGCACAGCGTGTAAAGCGTCTATATCTTATCGGGGAAGCATCTTCAACCATGGAAGCAACATGGCAGGATGCAGTTGAGTGTCTTCCCTGCGGGACGCTGGAGCAGGCGGTTCGTGAGGCGTGGGTGCGGGCGGAAGCGGGTGATACCGTTCTGCTGTCGCCGGCGTGTACGAGCTTCGATCAGTTCAGCAGTTTTGAGGAGCGCGGTGACTGTTTCAACGCAGCGGTCCGGACGTTAAGCAGGAAAGGAGACAGGAATGAGTAA
- a CDS encoding LysM peptidoglycan-binding domain-containing protein: MSKLLEKEFLMKAKVIGVLVLVLHIVVLAGFSLMQGCTTGTSPIPWLNIPQKQETLPSYVSEDLTPLPPPVDTAYAPPPVTSSAYVPPAAAAMPSADDQTYSVQKGDTLSVIAAKYGTTWKKLADYNGLTNPNQLRVGQKLNIPGALSAKSTTAAAPSSAPKALISQGGTYVIQRGDTLGGIAKRSGVTIAELKAANHMTSDRIIAGKSITIPKHGTVPSSAAVAETIPATTTAAAPAVETAPAAVPADVAPVAVSSAAPVYDHILYPGETLNDVARQFGVSKDSIMKLNNITDESTLKPGTKLLVPLP; this comes from the coding sequence ATGAGTAAATTATTAGAGAAGGAGTTTCTCATGAAGGCAAAGGTGATTGGTGTTTTAGTGCTGGTTCTGCATATTGTTGTGCTCGCCGGGTTTTCGTTGATGCAGGGCTGCACAACGGGTACGAGCCCGATTCCGTGGCTGAACATACCGCAGAAGCAGGAGACTCTGCCGTCCTATGTTTCAGAAGATCTGACACCTTTGCCGCCGCCGGTGGACACTGCGTATGCGCCGCCGCCGGTAACATCGTCAGCCTATGTTCCGCCGGCAGCGGCCGCAATGCCGTCTGCTGATGATCAGACATACTCGGTGCAGAAAGGTGATACGCTGTCCGTAATCGCCGCTAAATATGGAACCACCTGGAAAAAACTGGCCGACTATAACGGTCTGACCAATCCGAATCAGTTGCGCGTTGGACAGAAACTGAACATCCCCGGCGCACTGTCAGCAAAATCCACGACCGCGGCAGCGCCGTCATCTGCGCCGAAAGCGCTCATTTCACAGGGCGGTACTTACGTCATCCAGCGTGGCGACACGCTCGGCGGCATTGCCAAACGCAGCGGTGTTACAATTGCCGAACTCAAAGCTGCGAACCATATGACCAGCGACCGTATCATCGCCGGAAAAAGTATAACCATTCCGAAACACGGCACCGTTCCCTCATCTGCTGCTGTTGCCGAAACCATACCTGCAACGACAACGGCTGCAGCGCCGGCGGTTGAGACCGCACCGGCAGCAGTTCCGGCGGATGTTGCTCCGGTTGCAGTTTCCAGTGCTGCGCCGGTATATGATCATATTCTTTATCCCGGAGAAACGCTCAACGATGTGGCACGTCAGTTTGGAGTTTCAAAAGATTCCATCATGAAGCTGAATAACATCACCGATGAATCTACGCTCAAACCCGGAACTAAACTGCTGGTTCCGCTGCCGTAA
- the mraY gene encoding phospho-N-acetylmuramoyl-pentapeptide-transferase has protein sequence MMYRLSELNEVWSALRIFQYITFRAMMAAGTAFILSLAIGPRLIEKLRAIHFGEQREDERVAGLDRKAKIGTPTMGGLMILIATAAATLLWAVPNFYVLCALATFLFLGALGFIDDYLKIKNSAGLAPRSKLLAQALWTGIFITALLLNPETAVRTKQLMVPFVKFPVITSMGIAGTFIFIFLVLVGSSNAVNLTDGLDGLAIGCSNSVMVAYLVMAYVAGHFSFAEYLQVPFVKSGGELAVFCGALLGAGLGFLWFNCHPAQVFMGDTGSLAIGGGIAAVAILIKQELVLIIVGGVFVMEAASVLIQQSWFKFTRKKYGAGRRVFRCAPIHHHFEYIAKERAEKLGRSTAAAENMITVRLWIVSIIFAMIGLATLKIR, from the coding sequence ATGATGTACCGGTTGAGTGAGTTGAATGAGGTTTGGTCGGCCCTGCGGATTTTTCAGTACATTACGTTTCGCGCGATGATGGCCGCCGGCACAGCGTTTATTCTCAGTCTGGCGATCGGCCCGCGGCTGATTGAAAAACTGCGCGCGATTCATTTCGGCGAACAGCGCGAAGACGAGCGCGTCGCCGGTTTAGACCGTAAGGCCAAAATCGGTACGCCGACGATGGGCGGGCTGATGATTCTTATCGCCACGGCTGCCGCCACGCTACTGTGGGCGGTGCCGAATTTTTATGTGCTGTGTGCGCTCGCAACGTTTCTGTTTCTCGGTGCGCTCGGTTTTATTGACGATTACCTGAAAATTAAGAATTCCGCCGGACTGGCGCCGCGCTCGAAACTGCTGGCGCAGGCGCTGTGGACCGGAATTTTTATTACGGCGCTTCTGCTGAATCCTGAAACAGCGGTGCGCACAAAGCAGTTGATGGTTCCGTTTGTGAAGTTTCCGGTGATTACAAGCATGGGCATTGCCGGCACGTTTATATTTATTTTTCTCGTGCTGGTCGGTTCATCAAACGCCGTCAATTTAACGGATGGTTTGGACGGGCTGGCGATCGGCTGTTCCAATTCGGTGATGGTGGCATATCTGGTGATGGCGTACGTCGCCGGACACTTTTCGTTCGCAGAATATCTGCAGGTTCCGTTTGTAAAATCCGGCGGCGAGCTCGCCGTGTTTTGCGGTGCGCTGCTCGGCGCCGGTTTAGGGTTTCTCTGGTTTAACTGTCATCCGGCACAGGTGTTTATGGGCGACACCGGCAGTCTGGCGATCGGCGGCGGAATTGCGGCGGTGGCAATTTTAATTAAGCAGGAACTCGTTTTAATCATCGTCGGCGGCGTGTTTGTGATGGAGGCGGCGAGCGTACTGATTCAACAGAGCTGGTTTAAATTTACGCGCAAAAAATATGGCGCCGGCCGCCGTGTTTTCCGGTGCGCACCGATTCATCACCATTTTGAATATATTGCTAAAGAGCGCGCTGAAAAACTTGGACGTTCCACGGCTGCCGCTGAAAATATGATCACTGTGCGGCTGTGGATCGTGTCCATTATTTTTGCGATGATTGGTCTGGCGACGTTGAAAATACGATGA
- a CDS encoding UDP-N-acetylmuramoyl-L-alanyl-D-glutamate--2,6-diaminopimelate ligase: MQLNELLNGIETVEIAGDMAVEISSVVYDSRLAALGALFVALHGAHADGAVFIEDAVRRGAVAILSEAPPVSAGNFPFVQVADARLALAGIAGAFFGFPADRLCSVGITGTNGKTTVSFMLREIFKAAGRRPGLIGTVRYEIGDRVLPAVRTTPEAPDIQSMCMQMERAGCDSVLMEISSHALAQHRVYGINFDAAVFTNLTQDHLDYHGTLEEYFEVKSRLFAQTKQFAVINCDDPWGQKLISGAHWPAQKISYGFSDCADVRGSEIKIDSGGSKMHVAGPWGTAKISLKLIGRFNLHNALAAFAAAAALGIPVEIIVHALNGMECVPGRLEAIPNRKGKKVFVDYAHTDDALRNVLETVRAITPGKLIVVFGAGGNRDTGKRKLMGQVAARLADFSIITNDNPRNEIPEKIAADIAAGFDSERKYEMILDRKKAIERGVELIGRKDALLVAGKGHETYQEFMGTIIPFDDREAVRGAF; the protein is encoded by the coding sequence ATGCAACTGAACGAACTTTTAAATGGAATTGAAACGGTGGAAATTGCCGGCGATATGGCGGTCGAAATTTCCAGTGTGGTTTATGATTCGCGGCTGGCGGCGCTGGGAGCGCTGTTTGTTGCGCTGCATGGTGCGCATGCTGATGGCGCCGTATTTATCGAAGACGCCGTCCGGCGCGGCGCCGTGGCAATTCTTTCGGAAGCACCGCCGGTCTCCGCTGGAAACTTTCCGTTTGTTCAGGTCGCCGACGCACGCCTGGCACTTGCCGGAATTGCCGGCGCGTTCTTCGGCTTCCCGGCAGACCGGCTTTGCTCCGTGGGAATTACCGGCACGAATGGTAAAACGACGGTAAGTTTTATGCTGCGCGAAATTTTTAAAGCAGCCGGGCGGCGCCCGGGACTCATTGGTACGGTGCGTTATGAAATCGGCGACCGCGTGCTGCCGGCGGTGCGCACTACGCCGGAAGCGCCGGATATTCAGTCGATGTGCATGCAGATGGAACGTGCCGGCTGTGACAGTGTGCTGATGGAAATTTCGTCGCACGCGCTCGCACAGCACCGTGTATACGGAATTAATTTTGATGCGGCGGTGTTTACCAATTTAACGCAGGATCATCTGGACTATCACGGTACGCTCGAAGAATATTTTGAGGTTAAGTCGCGGCTGTTTGCTCAGACAAAACAGTTTGCTGTCATTAACTGCGACGATCCGTGGGGGCAGAAGTTGATTTCCGGCGCACACTGGCCGGCGCAGAAAATTTCGTACGGTTTTTCGGATTGCGCCGATGTACGCGGCAGCGAAATAAAAATCGATTCCGGCGGTTCAAAAATGCACGTTGCCGGTCCGTGGGGCACAGCAAAAATTTCATTAAAACTCATTGGACGGTTTAATCTGCATAATGCACTGGCCGCATTTGCGGCAGCGGCGGCGCTCGGAATTCCAGTGGAAATTATTGTGCACGCATTAAACGGAATGGAGTGCGTACCGGGACGGCTGGAAGCAATTCCGAACCGCAAAGGGAAAAAAGTTTTCGTTGATTACGCGCACACGGATGATGCGCTGCGGAATGTGTTAGAAACAGTGCGCGCAATTACACCGGGCAAACTGATTGTCGTTTTCGGCGCCGGCGGAAACCGCGATACCGGTAAACGGAAACTGATGGGGCAGGTGGCGGCGCGGCTCGCCGATTTTTCAATTATCACGAACGACAATCCGCGCAACGAAATTCCGGAAAAAATTGCCGCCGATATTGCCGCCGGTTTTGATTCAGAGCGGAAATATGAAATGATTCTCGACCGGAAAAAAGCGATCGAGCGCGGGGTGGAGCTGATCGGCAGAAAAGATGCGCTGCTCGTTGCCGGTAAAGGTCACGAAACGTATCAGGAATTTATGGGCACGATTATCCCGTTTGATGATCGTGAAGCAGTGCGGGGGGCATTCTGA
- a CDS encoding RsmE family RNA methyltransferase, with product MRINSFIAPEQMSGDEAVLSPEESHHLARVLRVEAGQEITLFDGTGNRATAVITGVSKKSVTVRVTARETVPPPAVNITLIQAVSKPDRFETVLQKAAELGVHSIIPAITAHTVFKSNDQGKQAARWRSIILNACQQSSAAWMPQLCAPEKISKIIPVLKNFDVAFIASLYPGARRFRDVLSGIGKNNFKHVALLIGPEGDFTEEETAGAVNAGAIPVSFGTQILRTETAAIFGLSVLVYELF from the coding sequence ATGCGTATTAACAGTTTTATAGCGCCGGAGCAGATGAGCGGCGATGAAGCGGTTCTGTCACCGGAAGAATCACATCATCTTGCACGCGTGCTGCGTGTTGAAGCGGGACAGGAAATTACACTGTTTGACGGCACCGGAAATCGCGCAACGGCCGTTATTACCGGCGTTTCAAAAAAATCGGTAACGGTTCGAGTTACGGCACGCGAAACTGTTCCGCCGCCGGCGGTGAACATTACATTAATTCAGGCTGTTTCAAAGCCGGACCGGTTTGAAACGGTTTTGCAGAAAGCCGCCGAGCTTGGCGTTCACTCAATTATTCCGGCGATTACGGCGCATACAGTTTTTAAATCCAATGATCAGGGAAAACAGGCGGCGCGCTGGCGGTCGATTATTCTGAACGCATGTCAGCAGAGCAGCGCAGCGTGGATGCCGCAGTTGTGCGCGCCGGAAAAAATTTCGAAGATCATTCCGGTATTAAAAAACTTTGATGTCGCTTTTATTGCGTCGCTCTATCCCGGAGCGCGCCGGTTTCGTGATGTTTTATCCGGCATCGGAAAAAATAACTTTAAACACGTCGCCCTGCTGATTGGTCCTGAAGGTGACTTCACTGAAGAGGAAACTGCCGGCGCAGTGAACGCCGGTGCAATTCCCGTTTCGTTCGGCACACAGATTCTGCGGACTGAAACCGCCGCGATTTTCGGTTTGAGCGTTTTAGTGTATGAGTTATTCTAG
- the ftsW gene encoding putative lipid II flippase FtsW, whose protein sequence is MLRWTITVLIAAVLILITIGVVMLASASMLDGGRFVWKQIMWLGVGIPGALVCAKLDLRWIRRLTIPFALLCVFLLVLVRIPGIGVNVNGSWRWLRFGAFTLQPSELAKIGLILTISWWIATQRRYMYTFKRGTLVPMLFLAVCTGLLIIEPDFGTAILISLVVVIMIYAGGSRPVWLISLGSLGAAAVGLLIWKNPNRMGRIIAFLDPEKYAQGEAWQLINGIAAFAAGGAHGAGLGNSIQKHHYLPEAHTDFILPIIGEELGLIFTLFILILFVVIFICGLRIAAHASDDFGKFTAFGCTMMITLQAVINFAVVTGSMPTKGLALPFISYGGSSLMVSSAMIGLLINVAHTARSPKEKKRNALFKDKKRKG, encoded by the coding sequence ATGTTACGCTGGACCATAACCGTATTAATTGCTGCCGTTCTGATTCTCATCACAATCGGAGTGGTCATGCTCGCCAGCGCCAGTATGCTCGACGGCGGACGGTTTGTCTGGAAACAAATTATGTGGCTGGGTGTCGGTATTCCCGGCGCACTGGTCTGCGCTAAACTTGACCTGCGCTGGATACGCCGGTTGACAATACCGTTTGCATTGCTCTGTGTTTTCCTGCTCGTACTCGTGCGCATTCCCGGCATCGGCGTCAACGTTAATGGAAGCTGGCGCTGGCTGCGTTTCGGGGCGTTTACGCTGCAGCCGTCAGAGCTGGCAAAAATCGGACTCATCCTCACCATCTCCTGGTGGATTGCCACGCAGCGGCGTTATATGTACACCTTTAAACGCGGCACGCTTGTGCCGATGCTGTTTCTTGCTGTTTGTACCGGACTGCTGATCATCGAACCGGATTTCGGTACCGCAATTCTCATTTCGCTCGTCGTTGTCATCATGATCTACGCCGGCGGTTCGCGCCCGGTCTGGCTTATCAGCCTCGGTTCGCTCGGAGCCGCGGCAGTCGGACTTTTAATCTGGAAAAACCCGAACCGCATGGGGCGCATCATCGCGTTTCTTGATCCTGAAAAATATGCACAGGGAGAGGCATGGCAGTTAATCAACGGCATCGCCGCGTTTGCTGCCGGCGGTGCGCACGGCGCCGGACTCGGCAACAGCATTCAGAAACACCATTATCTTCCTGAAGCGCATACCGACTTCATTCTGCCCATCATCGGCGAAGAACTGGGGTTAATCTTTACGCTGTTCATTTTAATTCTGTTCGTCGTCATTTTCATTTGCGGACTGCGGATTGCAGCGCACGCCTCCGACGACTTCGGCAAATTCACTGCATTCGGCTGCACCATGATGATCACCCTGCAGGCTGTGATCAACTTTGCCGTTGTTACCGGTTCTATGCCCACCAAAGGACTTGCTCTGCCGTTTATCAGCTACGGCGGTTCCAGTTTAATGGTTTCATCCGCCATGATCGGGCTGCTCATCAACGTTGCCCACACCGCCCGTTCCCCTAAAGAAAAAAAGCGTAATGCGCTGTTTAAAGATAAAAAACGCAAAGGATAA
- a CDS encoding ParA family protein, with protein MSTKIIALANQKGGVGKTTTAVNLAAALAERKQNVLLIDLDPQANATSSTGLEKDVGASIYTALLGEAAAHTLIKPTATKKLHVIPSELDLAGCEVAIARMDNYLHCLKTALLPVKELNEYDFILLDCPPSLGILFMNALYTADSIIIPIQAEYLALEGLSVMLSIIEQVRIAGNPALDIEGIVLTMYDGRTNLAQQVAEEVEKHFGGKLYKTFIPRNVRLSEAPSHGQPVLEYAKMSQGAWAYRNLAKEFLKRRKLIGPEAVAASTPPAETVQENDLAATGEKTTL; from the coding sequence ATGAGCACAAAAATTATTGCACTTGCAAATCAGAAGGGCGGCGTCGGTAAAACAACAACGGCGGTGAATCTCGCGGCGGCGCTCGCAGAACGTAAACAGAATGTTCTGCTGATCGACCTTGATCCGCAGGCGAATGCAACCAGCAGCACCGGACTCGAGAAAGACGTTGGCGCAAGCATTTATACTGCTCTGCTTGGCGAGGCCGCCGCGCACACGTTAATTAAACCGACCGCGACAAAAAAACTGCACGTTATTCCGTCCGAGCTTGATCTCGCCGGTTGTGAAGTGGCTATTGCACGCATGGACAACTATCTGCATTGTCTGAAAACGGCGTTGCTGCCGGTGAAAGAGCTGAACGAGTACGATTTCATTCTGCTCGACTGCCCGCCGTCGCTCGGCATCCTTTTCATGAATGCACTTTACACCGCCGATTCAATCATCATCCCGATTCAGGCTGAATATCTTGCGCTTGAAGGGCTCAGCGTGATGCTCAGCATTATTGAACAGGTGCGCATTGCCGGGAATCCGGCGCTTGATATTGAAGGTATCGTACTTACGATGTACGATGGGCGCACCAATCTTGCACAGCAGGTTGCCGAAGAGGTTGAAAAACATTTCGGTGGTAAACTCTATAAAACATTTATTCCGCGCAACGTCCGGCTCAGCGAAGCGCCGAGCCACGGACAGCCCGTGCTTGAATACGCAAAAATGTCGCAAGGTGCATGGGCCTACCGCAATCTCGCCAAAGAATTTCTCAAGCGCCGGAAACTCATCGGCCCTGAAGCCGTCGCCGCATCAACACCGCCGGCAGAAACTGTTCAGGAAAATGACTTGGCAGCAACCGGTGAAAAAACTACCTTGTAG
- a CDS encoding PEP-CTERM sorting domain-containing protein, which translates to MKIFLIAFMILVGCTTQAAIESREWTFPGGMVISDLLGGDIPGTGSDWYICALYEDGTEIVDFNGIAMGFYAGYGYVLNGSSFSALENETVFLRYYNDVNESLATYYIDSDSHLLPDLEGIINPGDGLTSIAFTFGNSTWQAVPEPGTILLLIFGGIGTYLVRRNRMLS; encoded by the coding sequence ATGAAAATTTTTTTAATTGCGTTTATGATTTTAGTAGGATGTACGACTCAGGCTGCAATTGAAAGTCGCGAGTGGACATTTCCTGGTGGTATGGTTATCTCTGATCTTTTAGGTGGAGATATTCCTGGTACTGGAAGCGATTGGTATATTTGTGCATTATACGAGGATGGCACGGAAATAGTGGATTTTAATGGAATAGCTATGGGGTTTTATGCTGGTTACGGTTATGTACTAAATGGATCTAGTTTTTCTGCATTAGAAAATGAAACTGTATTTTTGAGATATTACAACGATGTGAATGAATCACTTGCCACTTATTATATTGATAGTGATTCTCACCTGCTACCTGATTTAGAGGGAATTATTAACCCTGGTGATGGATTAACAAGCATTGCATTTACTTTTGGAAATTCAACATGGCAAGCAGTTCCAGAACCGGGCACGATTCTGCTTCTTATCTTTGGTGGAATTGGAACCTATCTGGTGCGCCGCAACAGAATGCTGTCGTAA